One genomic segment of Pongo pygmaeus isolate AG05252 chromosome 19, NHGRI_mPonPyg2-v2.0_pri, whole genome shotgun sequence includes these proteins:
- the LOC129017027 gene encoding TBC1 domain family member 3G-like isoform X1, with product MKALQTLPKRGVGFSWILEPRKAMGQTSRFIRRPKQTPGCHWDSPRGWCQWMNGWMDSSPGMMSLSVLNSALPPMRSLPEMDTVEDADSWWAQEREDIIMKYEKGHRAGLPEDKGPVPIGIYGNIDHFGILHETELPPLAAQEVKNRREMRRTSKWRKMLGEWETYKHSTKVMCGGRGPRKHSLQRQGTGTHGCGLAPSASQRLIDRVYKGIPMNIRGPVWSVLLNIQEIKLKNPRKYKIMKEKGKRSSEHIHQIDLDISGTLRKHIFFRDRYGAKQRELFYILLAYSQYNPEVGYCRDLSHIAALFLLYLPEEDAFWALVQLLANERHSLQGFHSPNGGTVQGLQDQQEHVVPTSQPKTMWHQDKEGLRGQCSSLGCLIRTLIDGISLGLTLRLWDVYLLEGEQVLMPMTSIAFKVQQKRLMKTSRCGLWARFRNQFVYSWARDDDTVLKHLRASMKKLTRKQGDLPPPAKPEQGSSASRPVPASRGGKTLCKGDRQAPPGPPARFQRPIWSASPPWAPRSSTPCPGGAVREATYPVGTQGVPSLALAQGGPQGSWRFLQWNSMPRLPTDLDVGGPWFPHYDFEQSCWVRAISQEDQLATCWQAEHPSGLRLAFTALSHNVGMDFPALQCTQH from the exons ATGAAGGCACTGCAGACCCTTCCCAAAAGAGGCGTCGGCTTTTCatggatccttgagcccaggaaggcgATGGGTCAGACATCACGCTTCATCAGAAGACCCAAGCAAACTCCG GGCTGTCATTGGGACAGTCCTAGAGGGTGGtgccaatggatgaatggatggatggacagcaGTCCAGGGATGATGTCCCTGTCTGTCCTGAACTCGGCCCTTCCTCCAATGAGAAGCCTTCCTGA GATGGACACGGTAGAGGACGCGGACAGTTGGTGGGCACAAGAGCGAGAGGACATCATTATGAAATACGAAAAG GGACACCGAGCTGGGCTGCCAGAGGACAAGGGGCCTGTGCCTATTGGAATCTACGGCAACATTGATCACTTTGGAATTCTGCA TGAGACGGAGCTGCCTCCTCTGGCTGCACAGGAGGTGAAG AATCGGCGGGAGATGAGACGGACGAGCAAGTGGAGGAAAATGCTGGGAGAATGGGAGACGTATAAGCACAGTACAAAAGTAATGTGTGGGGGGAGAGGCCCCCGAAAGCACTCTCTGCAGAGACAGGGGACAGGCACCCATGGCTGTGGCCTGGCACCATCAGCCTCTCAGAGG CTCATAGATCGAGTGTACAAGGGAATTCCCATGAACATCCGGGGCCCGGTGTGGTCAGTCCTCCTGAACATTCAGGAAATCAAGTTGAAAAACCCCAGAAAATACAAG ATCATGAAAGAGAAGGGCAAGAGGTCATCTGAACACATCCACCAGATCGACCTGGACATAAGCGGGACCTTAAGGAAGCATATCTTCTTCAGGGATCGATATGGAGCCAA gcAGCGGGAACTATTCTACATCCTCCTGGCATATTCGCAGTATAACCCG GAGGTGGGCTACTGCAGGGACCTCAGCCACATCGCTGCATTGTTCCTCCTTTACCTGCCTGAGGAGGATGCATTCTGGGCACTGGTGCAGCTGCTGGCCAATGAGAGGCACTCTCTGCAAG GATTTCATAGCCCAAATGGTGGGACAGTCCAGGGGCTCCAAGACCAACAGGAGCATGTGGTACCCACATCACAACCCAAGACCATGTGGCATCAG GACAAGGAAGGTCTACGTGGGCAGTGTTCCTCATTAGGCTGCCTTATCCGGACACTGATTGATGGG ATCTCTCTCGGGCTCACCCTGCGCCTGTGGGACGTCTATTTGCTGGAAGGAGAACAGGTGTTGATGCCGATGACAAGCATTGCCTTTAAGGTTCAGCAGA AGCGCCTCATGAAGACGTCCAGGTGTGGCCTGTGGGCACGTTTTCGGAACCAGTTCGTTTACTCCTGGGCCAGGGATGATGACACCGTGCTCAAGCATCTTAGGGCCTCTATGAAGAAACTAACAAGAAAGCAGGGGGACCTGCCACCCCCAG CCAAACCCGAGCAAGGGTCCTCGGCATCCAGGCCTGTGCCGGCTTCACGTGGTGGGAAGACCCTCTGCAAGGGGGACAGGCAGGCccctccaggcccaccagccCGGTTCCAGCGGCCCATTTGGTCAGCTTCCCCGCCATGGGCACCTCGTTCTTCCACACCCTGTCCTGGTGGGGCTGTCCGGGAAGCCACCTACCCTGTGGGCACTCAGGGtgtgcccagcctggccctggctcagggaggacCTCAGGGTTCCTGGAGATTCCTGCAGTGGAACTCTATGCCCCGCCTCCCAACGGACCTGGATGTAGGGGGCCCTTGGTTCCCCCATTATGATTTCGAACAGAGCTGCTGGGTCCGTGCCATATCCCAGGAGGACCAGCTGGCCACCTGCTGGCAGGCTGAACACCCTTCAGGGTTGAGATTGGCTTTCACTGCACTGAGCCACAACGTGGGCATGGACTTCCCGGCCCTGCAGTGCACCCAGCACTGA
- the LOC129017027 gene encoding TBC1 domain family member 3G-like isoform X2 yields MKALQTLPKRGVGFSWILEPRKAMGQTSRFIRRPKQTPGCHWDSPRGWCQWMNGWMDSSPGMMSLSVLNSALPPMRSLPEMDTVEDADSWWAQEREDIIMKYEKGHRAGLPEDKGPVPIGIYGNIDHFGILHETELPPLAAQEVKNRREMRRTSKWRKMLGEWETYKHSTKLIDRVYKGIPMNIRGPVWSVLLNIQEIKLKNPRKYKIMKEKGKRSSEHIHQIDLDISGTLRKHIFFRDRYGAKQRELFYILLAYSQYNPEVGYCRDLSHIAALFLLYLPEEDAFWALVQLLANERHSLQGFHSPNGGTVQGLQDQQEHVVPTSQPKTMWHQDKEGLRGQCSSLGCLIRTLIDGISLGLTLRLWDVYLLEGEQVLMPMTSIAFKVQQKRLMKTSRCGLWARFRNQFVYSWARDDDTVLKHLRASMKKLTRKQGDLPPPAKPEQGSSASRPVPASRGGKTLCKGDRQAPPGPPARFQRPIWSASPPWAPRSSTPCPGGAVREATYPVGTQGVPSLALAQGGPQGSWRFLQWNSMPRLPTDLDVGGPWFPHYDFEQSCWVRAISQEDQLATCWQAEHPSGLRLAFTALSHNVGMDFPALQCTQH; encoded by the exons ATGAAGGCACTGCAGACCCTTCCCAAAAGAGGCGTCGGCTTTTCatggatccttgagcccaggaaggcgATGGGTCAGACATCACGCTTCATCAGAAGACCCAAGCAAACTCCG GGCTGTCATTGGGACAGTCCTAGAGGGTGGtgccaatggatgaatggatggatggacagcaGTCCAGGGATGATGTCCCTGTCTGTCCTGAACTCGGCCCTTCCTCCAATGAGAAGCCTTCCTGA GATGGACACGGTAGAGGACGCGGACAGTTGGTGGGCACAAGAGCGAGAGGACATCATTATGAAATACGAAAAG GGACACCGAGCTGGGCTGCCAGAGGACAAGGGGCCTGTGCCTATTGGAATCTACGGCAACATTGATCACTTTGGAATTCTGCA TGAGACGGAGCTGCCTCCTCTGGCTGCACAGGAGGTGAAG AATCGGCGGGAGATGAGACGGACGAGCAAGTGGAGGAAAATGCTGGGAGAATGGGAGACGTATAAGCACAGTACAAAA CTCATAGATCGAGTGTACAAGGGAATTCCCATGAACATCCGGGGCCCGGTGTGGTCAGTCCTCCTGAACATTCAGGAAATCAAGTTGAAAAACCCCAGAAAATACAAG ATCATGAAAGAGAAGGGCAAGAGGTCATCTGAACACATCCACCAGATCGACCTGGACATAAGCGGGACCTTAAGGAAGCATATCTTCTTCAGGGATCGATATGGAGCCAA gcAGCGGGAACTATTCTACATCCTCCTGGCATATTCGCAGTATAACCCG GAGGTGGGCTACTGCAGGGACCTCAGCCACATCGCTGCATTGTTCCTCCTTTACCTGCCTGAGGAGGATGCATTCTGGGCACTGGTGCAGCTGCTGGCCAATGAGAGGCACTCTCTGCAAG GATTTCATAGCCCAAATGGTGGGACAGTCCAGGGGCTCCAAGACCAACAGGAGCATGTGGTACCCACATCACAACCCAAGACCATGTGGCATCAG GACAAGGAAGGTCTACGTGGGCAGTGTTCCTCATTAGGCTGCCTTATCCGGACACTGATTGATGGG ATCTCTCTCGGGCTCACCCTGCGCCTGTGGGACGTCTATTTGCTGGAAGGAGAACAGGTGTTGATGCCGATGACAAGCATTGCCTTTAAGGTTCAGCAGA AGCGCCTCATGAAGACGTCCAGGTGTGGCCTGTGGGCACGTTTTCGGAACCAGTTCGTTTACTCCTGGGCCAGGGATGATGACACCGTGCTCAAGCATCTTAGGGCCTCTATGAAGAAACTAACAAGAAAGCAGGGGGACCTGCCACCCCCAG CCAAACCCGAGCAAGGGTCCTCGGCATCCAGGCCTGTGCCGGCTTCACGTGGTGGGAAGACCCTCTGCAAGGGGGACAGGCAGGCccctccaggcccaccagccCGGTTCCAGCGGCCCATTTGGTCAGCTTCCCCGCCATGGGCACCTCGTTCTTCCACACCCTGTCCTGGTGGGGCTGTCCGGGAAGCCACCTACCCTGTGGGCACTCAGGGtgtgcccagcctggccctggctcagggaggacCTCAGGGTTCCTGGAGATTCCTGCAGTGGAACTCTATGCCCCGCCTCCCAACGGACCTGGATGTAGGGGGCCCTTGGTTCCCCCATTATGATTTCGAACAGAGCTGCTGGGTCCGTGCCATATCCCAGGAGGACCAGCTGGCCACCTGCTGGCAGGCTGAACACCCTTCAGGGTTGAGATTGGCTTTCACTGCACTGAGCCACAACGTGGGCATGGACTTCCCGGCCCTGCAGTGCACCCAGCACTGA
- the LOC129017027 gene encoding TBC1 domain family member 3G-like isoform X4, with product MDTVEDADSWWAQEREDIIMKYEKGHRAGLPEDKGPVPIGIYGNIDHFGILHETELPPLAAQEVKNRREMRRTSKWRKMLGEWETYKHSTKVMCGGRGPRKHSLQRQGTGTHGCGLAPSASQRLIDRVYKGIPMNIRGPVWSVLLNIQEIKLKNPRKYKIMKEKGKRSSEHIHQIDLDISGTLRKHIFFRDRYGAKQRELFYILLAYSQYNPEVGYCRDLSHIAALFLLYLPEEDAFWALVQLLANERHSLQGFHSPNGGTVQGLQDQQEHVVPTSQPKTMWHQDKEGLRGQCSSLGCLIRTLIDGISLGLTLRLWDVYLLEGEQVLMPMTSIAFKVQQKRLMKTSRCGLWARFRNQFVYSWARDDDTVLKHLRASMKKLTRKQGDLPPPAKPEQGSSASRPVPASRGGKTLCKGDRQAPPGPPARFQRPIWSASPPWAPRSSTPCPGGAVREATYPVGTQGVPSLALAQGGPQGSWRFLQWNSMPRLPTDLDVGGPWFPHYDFEQSCWVRAISQEDQLATCWQAEHPSGLRLAFTALSHNVGMDFPALQCTQH from the exons ATGGACACGGTAGAGGACGCGGACAGTTGGTGGGCACAAGAGCGAGAGGACATCATTATGAAATACGAAAAG GGACACCGAGCTGGGCTGCCAGAGGACAAGGGGCCTGTGCCTATTGGAATCTACGGCAACATTGATCACTTTGGAATTCTGCA TGAGACGGAGCTGCCTCCTCTGGCTGCACAGGAGGTGAAG AATCGGCGGGAGATGAGACGGACGAGCAAGTGGAGGAAAATGCTGGGAGAATGGGAGACGTATAAGCACAGTACAAAAGTAATGTGTGGGGGGAGAGGCCCCCGAAAGCACTCTCTGCAGAGACAGGGGACAGGCACCCATGGCTGTGGCCTGGCACCATCAGCCTCTCAGAGG CTCATAGATCGAGTGTACAAGGGAATTCCCATGAACATCCGGGGCCCGGTGTGGTCAGTCCTCCTGAACATTCAGGAAATCAAGTTGAAAAACCCCAGAAAATACAAG ATCATGAAAGAGAAGGGCAAGAGGTCATCTGAACACATCCACCAGATCGACCTGGACATAAGCGGGACCTTAAGGAAGCATATCTTCTTCAGGGATCGATATGGAGCCAA gcAGCGGGAACTATTCTACATCCTCCTGGCATATTCGCAGTATAACCCG GAGGTGGGCTACTGCAGGGACCTCAGCCACATCGCTGCATTGTTCCTCCTTTACCTGCCTGAGGAGGATGCATTCTGGGCACTGGTGCAGCTGCTGGCCAATGAGAGGCACTCTCTGCAAG GATTTCATAGCCCAAATGGTGGGACAGTCCAGGGGCTCCAAGACCAACAGGAGCATGTGGTACCCACATCACAACCCAAGACCATGTGGCATCAG GACAAGGAAGGTCTACGTGGGCAGTGTTCCTCATTAGGCTGCCTTATCCGGACACTGATTGATGGG ATCTCTCTCGGGCTCACCCTGCGCCTGTGGGACGTCTATTTGCTGGAAGGAGAACAGGTGTTGATGCCGATGACAAGCATTGCCTTTAAGGTTCAGCAGA AGCGCCTCATGAAGACGTCCAGGTGTGGCCTGTGGGCACGTTTTCGGAACCAGTTCGTTTACTCCTGGGCCAGGGATGATGACACCGTGCTCAAGCATCTTAGGGCCTCTATGAAGAAACTAACAAGAAAGCAGGGGGACCTGCCACCCCCAG CCAAACCCGAGCAAGGGTCCTCGGCATCCAGGCCTGTGCCGGCTTCACGTGGTGGGAAGACCCTCTGCAAGGGGGACAGGCAGGCccctccaggcccaccagccCGGTTCCAGCGGCCCATTTGGTCAGCTTCCCCGCCATGGGCACCTCGTTCTTCCACACCCTGTCCTGGTGGGGCTGTCCGGGAAGCCACCTACCCTGTGGGCACTCAGGGtgtgcccagcctggccctggctcagggaggacCTCAGGGTTCCTGGAGATTCCTGCAGTGGAACTCTATGCCCCGCCTCCCAACGGACCTGGATGTAGGGGGCCCTTGGTTCCCCCATTATGATTTCGAACAGAGCTGCTGGGTCCGTGCCATATCCCAGGAGGACCAGCTGGCCACCTGCTGGCAGGCTGAACACCCTTCAGGGTTGAGATTGGCTTTCACTGCACTGAGCCACAACGTGGGCATGGACTTCCCGGCCCTGCAGTGCACCCAGCACTGA